Proteins from a genomic interval of Caulobacter sp. SL161:
- a CDS encoding 3-hydroxyacyl-CoA dehydrogenase family protein, producing the protein MGTETTRPFAQGTLAGLSISAGMTLRRGVAQWKLDCPPPCSWDAAHAEAFMRAVAALGEDPAVCAIVLSGRRLFNDVLAARTAPDDVRSVVYAAIASSSKPIVAALSGPVTGSGLELALSCAARVALPNATFSNLARSEGHLPSADTLIRLARLIEIERAADLAAFGAVWDSKAAVEHGLVDLVASRDLNQVAEKLAASLKGEPRLTLTAEPEVIAAKIYGLRAKVRREAPQQTAPMTLLRAMELAWQTPARRARAEIDRLDETFAASPEAQALTYAERGQAALARATVPAELAHELAWPLLREAIHLLDEGATPGQIDRELQKFGFRVAPFLRSDREGLEAVFRRQSGLANGEDWITYSPTLDLMADEGRIGGSDAPGWYRHGSDGRYTFEPEVDRLLQASATFQRCARAPVDDEVVVERCLTAAINGTAHVLEAHPDLSPSLIDAIWTKTLGFPKWRGGPLYMARTGACDPLASLERWTKVRNTAGVAAPLLRRIIAKA; encoded by the coding sequence ATGGGAACGGAAACGACCCGCCCGTTTGCGCAAGGGACGCTGGCTGGCCTGTCCATCAGCGCCGGAATGACGCTTCGCCGTGGCGTGGCTCAGTGGAAGCTGGACTGCCCGCCGCCGTGCAGTTGGGACGCCGCGCACGCCGAGGCCTTCATGCGAGCGGTCGCCGCTTTGGGCGAAGACCCGGCAGTCTGCGCCATCGTGCTGTCCGGCCGTCGCCTGTTCAACGATGTTCTGGCCGCTCGGACCGCACCCGACGACGTCCGATCCGTGGTCTATGCGGCGATCGCCAGCTCCAGCAAACCGATCGTGGCCGCACTGTCCGGTCCGGTTACGGGTTCGGGCCTGGAGCTGGCTCTGTCCTGCGCCGCTCGGGTGGCGCTGCCCAACGCCACATTCTCGAACCTCGCCCGGAGCGAGGGTCATCTTCCCTCGGCCGATACCCTGATCCGCTTGGCGCGACTGATCGAAATCGAACGCGCCGCCGATCTGGCCGCCTTCGGCGCGGTCTGGGACAGCAAGGCCGCCGTCGAGCATGGTCTGGTGGACCTTGTCGCCTCCCGAGATCTCAATCAGGTCGCCGAAAAGCTGGCCGCAAGCCTGAAAGGCGAGCCTCGCCTTACGCTGACCGCCGAGCCCGAGGTGATCGCCGCCAAGATCTATGGCCTCAGGGCCAAGGTGCGCCGCGAGGCGCCGCAGCAGACCGCGCCGATGACGCTGCTGCGCGCCATGGAGCTCGCCTGGCAGACGCCAGCCCGCCGCGCGCGCGCCGAGATCGACCGTCTGGACGAAACCTTTGCGGCGTCACCCGAGGCCCAGGCCTTGACCTATGCCGAGCGCGGCCAGGCCGCCCTGGCCCGGGCCACCGTTCCCGCCGAACTCGCGCATGAGCTGGCCTGGCCTCTGCTGCGCGAGGCCATCCATCTGCTCGACGAGGGCGCAACACCCGGCCAGATCGATCGCGAGCTGCAGAAGTTCGGCTTCCGCGTCGCGCCATTCCTGCGCTCGGACCGCGAGGGGCTCGAAGCGGTGTTCCGCCGTCAGTCGGGCCTGGCCAATGGCGAGGATTGGATCACCTATTCGCCGACCCTCGACCTGATGGCCGACGAAGGCCGGATCGGCGGCTCCGATGCGCCAGGCTGGTACCGCCATGGCAGCGATGGTCGCTACACCTTCGAACCGGAAGTCGATCGTCTACTGCAGGCCTCGGCCACCTTTCAGCGATGTGCGCGCGCCCCGGTCGACGACGAGGTGGTGGTCGAGCGTTGCCTGACGGCAGCGATTAACGGCACGGCGCACGTACTCGAAGCGCACCCGGACCTGTCGCCCAGCCTTATCGACGCCATCTGGACCAAGACCTTGGGCTTTCCGAAATGGCGCGGCGGACCGCTTTACATGGCCAGGACAGGGGCCTGCGATCCGCTCGCCAGCCTCGAGCGCTGGACCAAGGTACGCAACACGGCCGGCGTCGCCGCCCCGCTGCTGCGCCGGATCATCGCCAAAGCCTGA
- a CDS encoding nuclear transport factor 2 family protein produces MADQPNLQQLWDSEQIRQCLYRYCRGIDRMDETALRSVAWPEGPDQHGSFTGTASEFVDWALKILPHIERGVHQVHNVMIAFEGETAAAVESVFTALHRQPDDDGSLVVLHMCGRYLDRFEKRNGEWRIAARRVIFDWIEKSAPTPGVHPERFGARTPVGGRFPHDPLYAFLGERD; encoded by the coding sequence ATGGCAGACCAACCCAATCTCCAGCAGCTATGGGACAGCGAGCAGATCCGTCAGTGCCTGTACCGCTATTGCCGCGGTATCGACCGGATGGACGAGACAGCCCTGCGCTCAGTCGCCTGGCCGGAGGGGCCTGACCAGCACGGCTCCTTCACCGGCACGGCGTCGGAGTTCGTCGACTGGGCCCTGAAGATCCTGCCGCATATCGAGCGTGGCGTGCACCAGGTGCACAACGTGATGATCGCCTTCGAAGGCGAGACCGCCGCTGCAGTCGAATCCGTCTTCACCGCCCTGCACCGGCAACCGGACGACGACGGCTCCCTAGTCGTTCTGCACATGTGCGGCCGCTATCTGGACCGGTTCGAAAAGCGGAACGGCGAATGGCGCATCGCCGCCCGCCGGGTGATCTTCGACTGGATCGAGAAGTCCGCCCCGACGCCCGGCGTCCATCCTGAACGCTTCGGGGCCCGCACGCCGGTCGGTGGCCGTTTCCCCCACGATCCGCTCTACGCGTTCCTCGGCGAACGCGACTGA
- a CDS encoding enoyl-CoA hydratase/isomerase family protein, giving the protein MMSCLKIEVEDFVATVTLANPPVNSASVDMMLELTAAFDAFNESPDVRAVLLTAEGKTFCAGADLKNRPGPDAPAGTAFARQRMAREMSWSMVECSKPIVVAVNGAALGAGLGIVASCDIIVASERAVFGLPEIDVGLAGGAKHALRFIPHSLARRMVLTGWRVPAEELYRRGLIEAALPHEEFLDYARGIAKEIASKSPVAVAAAKDSLNVIDNLSLRDGYRYEQGNTYKLSKSEDAKEAVRAFIEKRPPVFQGR; this is encoded by the coding sequence ATGATGTCGTGCTTGAAGATTGAGGTCGAAGACTTCGTGGCGACGGTGACGCTGGCCAACCCGCCGGTGAACTCGGCGAGCGTCGACATGATGCTGGAGCTGACGGCGGCGTTCGACGCCTTCAACGAAAGCCCCGACGTCCGCGCGGTGCTGCTGACGGCCGAGGGCAAGACCTTCTGCGCCGGCGCCGATCTGAAGAACCGCCCGGGTCCCGACGCTCCGGCCGGGACGGCCTTCGCGCGCCAGCGCATGGCCCGTGAGATGAGCTGGTCGATGGTCGAGTGCAGCAAGCCGATCGTCGTGGCCGTCAACGGCGCGGCCCTGGGCGCGGGTCTGGGCATCGTGGCCAGCTGCGACATCATCGTGGCCTCGGAGCGGGCGGTGTTCGGTCTTCCCGAGATCGATGTGGGCCTGGCCGGCGGCGCCAAGCACGCCCTGCGCTTCATTCCCCATTCGCTGGCGCGCCGCATGGTGCTGACGGGATGGCGCGTTCCGGCCGAGGAGCTCTACCGCCGGGGCCTGATTGAAGCGGCGCTGCCGCACGAGGAGTTCCTGGACTACGCCCGCGGCATCGCCAAGGAGATCGCCAGCAAGAGCCCCGTCGCCGTCGCCGCGGCCAAGGACAGCCTGAACGTCATCGACAATCTGAGCCTGCGCGACGGTTACCGCTACGAGCAGGGCAACACCTACAAGCTGTCCAAGAGCGAAGACGCCAAGGAAGCGGTTCGAGCCTTCATCGAGAAGCGCCCGCCGGTCTTCCAGGGCCGTTGA
- a CDS encoding spinster family MFS transporter: protein MPDQNLTELEPPPVAWSDRYRRYALGLLMLIYALNMLDRQIITILAEPMKAELNLADWQIGAVSGLAFALFYSAVGLPMARFADRGDRVRLIAISLAVWSAFTAVCGLARTFPQLILARIGVGIGEAGCTPAAHSLITEFTPRAKLASALAFYSLGIPLGSLLGLAVGGLLVDAMGWRAAFIIAGLPGIGVAVIASLTLREPRRQRPKPERASGQTTSLAAALAELKQKPAFWLIALAAALTSFSYYGQSAFFGSVFLRNHGPVLTQLGEDMGLGPAGLAGLALGLAIGVSAGAGTLIGGKLADRAARQGVSGYAKQPMVVLLASTPFLGFTPFAPNFPLALAALAVGVFLHAMAYGPTFASVQVLASPRVRATASAILFFLTSLIGLGLGPLAVGVTSDLLRASLGPVQSLNLACAGASITMVASVVCFGFAARRMGGEAPAEPVSVSSDA from the coding sequence ATGCCAGACCAGAACCTCACCGAACTTGAGCCGCCGCCCGTGGCGTGGTCGGACCGCTACCGGCGCTACGCGCTCGGTCTGCTCATGCTGATCTATGCGCTCAACATGCTTGACCGCCAGATCATCACCATCCTGGCCGAACCCATGAAGGCGGAGTTGAACCTGGCCGATTGGCAGATCGGTGCGGTGAGCGGTCTCGCCTTTGCGCTATTCTACTCCGCCGTCGGCTTGCCGATGGCGCGCTTCGCGGACCGAGGGGACCGCGTCCGCCTGATCGCCATCTCGCTGGCGGTCTGGAGCGCGTTCACAGCAGTTTGCGGTCTGGCCCGAACCTTCCCCCAACTCATCCTGGCGCGCATTGGCGTCGGGATTGGCGAAGCCGGTTGCACGCCCGCAGCGCACTCGCTGATCACCGAGTTCACCCCACGCGCCAAGCTCGCTTCGGCCTTGGCCTTCTATTCGCTGGGCATACCGCTGGGTTCGTTGCTGGGCTTGGCGGTCGGTGGTCTGCTCGTCGACGCGATGGGTTGGCGAGCGGCTTTCATCATCGCGGGTCTGCCCGGCATCGGCGTCGCGGTCATCGCCAGCCTCACCCTTCGTGAGCCTCGCCGACAGCGCCCCAAGCCCGAGCGCGCGTCTGGCCAAACGACGTCCCTGGCGGCCGCTCTGGCTGAGCTGAAGCAAAAGCCGGCCTTCTGGCTCATCGCGCTGGCCGCCGCCCTGACCTCCTTCTCGTACTATGGCCAGTCGGCGTTCTTCGGTTCGGTTTTCCTGCGCAACCACGGTCCGGTGCTTACGCAGCTTGGCGAGGACATGGGTCTGGGGCCGGCGGGCCTGGCGGGTCTGGCGCTGGGCCTGGCGATCGGCGTCAGCGCCGGCGCCGGAACCTTGATCGGCGGCAAGCTGGCGGACCGCGCCGCCCGCCAGGGTGTGTCGGGCTACGCCAAGCAGCCGATGGTGGTCCTGCTCGCATCGACGCCGTTCCTGGGCTTTACGCCCTTCGCGCCCAACTTTCCGCTCGCCCTCGCCGCGCTCGCCGTGGGCGTTTTCCTGCACGCCATGGCTTATGGCCCGACCTTCGCCTCGGTGCAGGTGCTGGCGAGTCCCCGTGTCCGCGCGACGGCGTCGGCGATCCTGTTCTTCTTGACGAGCCTCATCGGCCTGGGGCTCGGCCCGCTGGCCGTGGGGGTCACCAGCGATCTTCTTCGCGCCAGCCTTGGACCCGTTCAGAGCCTCAACCTCGCCTGCGCGGGCGCTTCAATCACGATGGTCGCGTCCGTAGTTTGCTTTGGCTTCGCCGCGAGGCGGATGGGCGGCGAAGCGCCGGCTGAGCCTGTTTCAGTGAGCAGCGACGCCTGA
- a CDS encoding flavin-containing monooxygenase produces MDINTSAGPIGEARRAEAIVVGAGFGGMYAIHRLRQEGLSVLGLEAGGDVGGTWYWNRYPGARCDVTSIDYSYAFSQAIEQEWTWSEVFAAGSEILAYANFVADRLDLRSAYQFNTRVQTIAFDDARHVWTLTTEQGQRFEADYLVMATGPLSLPKPVDIPGADRFKGELYRSGKWPHHDVDFRGKRVGVVGTGSSGIQIVPVVAETCQSLTVFQRTPSFTLPMRNKKIAQDYAEQLKANMAGLRAVARTTFTGGVRPLSTRPLFSIPVEERNALMEEAWDRGALHFLGLFSDLLTNAAANEIVADFVRDKISQTVNDPATAEKLKPRGYPIYARRPCLDTHYYETFNLPHVSLVDCFEAPITEFTETGLRTSQREIALDVIIMATGYDALTGPMLAIDITGRDGLRLSEAWRDGPRSYLALLMHGFPNLFIIGGPNGPSILANYIRLDEMNVDWVVDCILHMRREGLATVEATAEAQTRWSQTVGEIADRTLYVKADTWYTGTNIEGKPRGFFVFAGGLNRYAEICAGVAAAGYEGCRFTPR; encoded by the coding sequence ATGGACATCAACACTTCCGCCGGGCCGATCGGAGAAGCGCGCCGAGCAGAGGCTATCGTCGTTGGCGCGGGATTCGGGGGGATGTACGCCATCCATCGGCTGCGCCAGGAAGGTCTCTCGGTGCTGGGCCTGGAAGCGGGCGGCGATGTCGGCGGCACCTGGTACTGGAACCGCTATCCGGGCGCGCGCTGCGACGTCACCAGCATCGACTACAGCTACGCCTTCTCCCAGGCGATCGAGCAGGAATGGACCTGGAGCGAGGTGTTCGCGGCGGGCTCGGAGATCCTGGCCTACGCCAACTTCGTCGCCGACAGGCTGGACCTGCGCTCGGCCTATCAGTTCAACACCCGCGTTCAGACAATCGCCTTCGACGACGCCCGCCATGTGTGGACCCTGACCACCGAGCAGGGCCAGCGGTTCGAGGCGGACTATCTGGTCATGGCCACAGGGCCTCTGTCGCTGCCTAAGCCTGTCGACATCCCGGGCGCCGACCGTTTCAAGGGCGAGCTCTATCGCTCGGGCAAGTGGCCCCACCACGATGTGGACTTCCGGGGCAAGCGGGTCGGAGTCGTGGGCACGGGCTCGTCCGGCATCCAGATCGTCCCCGTGGTCGCCGAGACCTGCCAGTCGCTGACGGTGTTCCAGCGCACGCCCAGCTTCACCCTGCCGATGCGCAACAAGAAGATCGCGCAGGACTATGCCGAGCAACTGAAGGCCAACATGGCGGGGCTGCGGGCGGTGGCGCGGACCACCTTCACCGGCGGGGTCCGCCCGCTATCGACCCGCCCGCTGTTCAGCATTCCCGTCGAGGAGCGCAACGCGCTGATGGAGGAGGCCTGGGACAGGGGCGCGCTCCATTTCCTGGGCCTCTTCTCGGACCTGCTCACCAACGCCGCCGCCAACGAGATCGTCGCCGACTTCGTGCGCGACAAGATCAGCCAGACGGTCAACGATCCGGCTACGGCTGAGAAGCTCAAGCCTCGCGGCTATCCGATCTACGCTCGACGTCCGTGCCTCGACACCCACTACTACGAGACGTTCAACCTGCCGCATGTCTCGCTGGTCGACTGCTTCGAAGCGCCGATCACCGAGTTCACCGAGACCGGTCTCCGCACGTCCCAACGCGAGATCGCGCTGGACGTCATCATCATGGCCACCGGCTATGACGCCCTGACCGGGCCGATGCTGGCCATCGACATCACGGGGCGCGACGGTCTGAGGCTCAGCGAGGCCTGGCGCGATGGGCCAAGGTCGTACCTGGCCCTGCTGATGCACGGTTTCCCGAACCTGTTCATCATCGGCGGTCCGAACGGACCCTCGATCCTGGCCAACTATATCCGGCTGGACGAGATGAACGTCGACTGGGTGGTGGACTGCATCCTGCACATGCGTCGCGAGGGCCTGGCGACCGTCGAGGCCACGGCTGAGGCCCAGACGCGGTGGAGCCAGACCGTGGGCGAGATCGCCGACCGCACCCTCTATGTGAAGGCCGATACCTGGTACACCGGGACCAATATCGAGGGGAAGCCGCGCGGCTTCTTCGTCTTTGCCGGCGGCCTCAATCGCTATGCCGAGATCTGCGCCGGCGTGGCGGCGGCGGGCTATGAGGGCTGCCGCTTCACGCCGCGCTAA
- a CDS encoding glucose 1-dehydrogenase: MTSKAQSRVVLVTGGADGIGWAACQRFARAGDRVLVADRNVERARERAASLGRDHQAIAMDVSSEVQIREGFEQVRREFGRLDVLVNNAGVTDPQPTATLDQTAEEVARLQAINVTGAFLAAREAGRLMIEQGHGAIINLASGAGLVALAKRTSYSASKAAVISLTRTLACEWAAKGVRVNAVLPGYTRTQMVQDQIDAGLLDPSIVLSRIPLGRMGEPEEMAEGAFFLASDAASYVVGATLVVDGGYTVYGGSGPASMMPAPIPQAPSPRVSAITGGGRGIGRCVVDLFHAAGDRLLVIERDPEGAKALVEALGDEHIVVQADITDVAAVEAAFAEARARWGRLDVLVNNAGAADVFKPTLEQTAQDFTSVYDINFSGPLATAKSAARLMSQGGVIVNLGSIAGLGALPQRNAYCAAKAAVTMMSRSLACEWAFAGIRVNTVAPGYIETPAVLALKSAGRAQFDKIRRRTPIGRLGDPMEVARTIAFLASPAASYVAGATLTVDGGWTAFGDAGDASDIP; encoded by the coding sequence ATGACCTCCAAGGCGCAGTCGCGCGTGGTTCTGGTGACCGGCGGCGCGGATGGCATCGGCTGGGCGGCTTGCCAGCGCTTCGCCCGCGCGGGCGATAGAGTGCTGGTCGCGGACCGAAACGTCGAGCGCGCGCGCGAACGCGCCGCCAGCCTAGGGCGCGATCACCAAGCGATCGCGATGGACGTCTCCTCGGAGGTCCAGATCCGGGAAGGGTTCGAGCAGGTGCGTCGCGAGTTCGGCCGGCTCGACGTACTGGTCAACAACGCCGGCGTCACTGACCCCCAGCCGACCGCCACCCTGGACCAGACCGCCGAAGAGGTGGCCCGGCTGCAGGCGATCAACGTCACGGGCGCCTTCCTGGCCGCGCGGGAGGCCGGCCGCCTGATGATCGAGCAAGGCCACGGCGCGATCATCAACCTGGCCTCAGGCGCGGGGCTGGTCGCCCTGGCCAAGCGCACCAGCTACAGCGCCAGCAAGGCGGCGGTGATCTCGCTGACCCGCACCCTGGCCTGCGAGTGGGCGGCGAAGGGCGTTCGCGTCAACGCCGTCCTGCCCGGCTACACCCGCACCCAGATGGTCCAGGACCAGATCGACGCGGGTCTTCTGGATCCCTCGATTGTGCTCTCCCGCATTCCGCTCGGGCGGATGGGCGAGCCCGAGGAAATGGCCGAAGGCGCGTTTTTCCTGGCCAGCGACGCCGCCAGCTATGTGGTGGGCGCGACCCTGGTCGTGGACGGCGGTTACACGGTCTATGGCGGTTCGGGACCGGCCTCGATGATGCCCGCGCCAATCCCCCAAGCCCCCTCGCCCCGCGTCAGCGCGATCACCGGCGGCGGCCGGGGGATCGGTCGCTGTGTCGTCGATCTGTTTCACGCCGCGGGCGACCGCCTGCTGGTGATCGAGCGCGATCCGGAGGGCGCCAAGGCGCTCGTCGAGGCCCTGGGCGACGAGCACATCGTCGTTCAGGCCGACATCACCGACGTGGCTGCGGTCGAGGCGGCCTTCGCTGAAGCCCGGGCGCGCTGGGGACGGCTGGATGTGCTGGTCAACAACGCCGGCGCCGCCGACGTCTTCAAGCCCACGCTGGAGCAGACCGCCCAGGACTTCACCAGCGTCTACGACATCAACTTCAGCGGCCCGCTGGCCACCGCCAAGTCCGCCGCGCGCCTGATGAGCCAGGGCGGCGTCATCGTCAATCTCGGCTCCATAGCGGGCCTGGGCGCCCTGCCCCAGCGCAACGCCTACTGCGCGGCCAAGGCGGCCGTGACGATGATGAGCCGCAGCCTGGCCTGCGAATGGGCCTTCGCCGGCATCCGCGTGAACACGGTCGCGCCCGGCTACATCGAAACCCCCGCCGTTCTTGCGCTCAAGTCAGCGGGACGGGCGCAGTTCGACAAGATCCGGCGCCGCACGCCGATCGGCCGGCTGGGCGATCCCATGGAAGTCGCCCGGACCATCGCGTTCCTGGCCTCCCCCGCCGCCAGCTACGTGGCCGGCGCCACCCTGACCGTCGACGGCGGCTGGACCGCCTTCGGCGACGCCGGCGACGCCAGCGACATCCCGTAA